A region of the Aethina tumida isolate Nest 87 chromosome 3, icAetTumi1.1, whole genome shotgun sequence genome:
GATTCCGCCAGGTTCGCCaagagattatttatttatttcttaccaGATAAACTTCAACGTTACAAACGTAGACATGAGCGAAAGTGGCGGGTTTTACGACCCTCCACAGGTGAAATTGGAGATGGAAGAGTTCAAGGACCTCAGCTCCTTTCTACCGGACTTGCAACCGTCAACTTCATCAAATACTATCGATGAGCTTAATACTCCGATATTTGGTacgtattttaaatgtttagtgCATTAAAAAATCATGAGGAATGATTATTACGTAGATTTGTTCGGTATGCTGACTAAAAGACTCATTCCTCATCTTTCACTTTTATACAAAACTGCGTCGGGGGTTGATAGTCTGGTAAAATTACTAAACAGTTTGAACAAATAACTTCTAGGTGATATGGAGGTGTCTGTTACAGTAAGGAGTTGGGTGTGTGGATCACCTGGGGaaataaaaggtaaaataatGAAGACGTGATCATTGCACTTTCCAATTCCTAAATTTACTGTCACTAAGAAATCCTCCTTAAGTTATTTTGTTTCCTTTCTTAATTGAATATCTAGTAATCAATCCTCATACTCTTGCTGATTTAAAATCCAATgctaactttatatttttttccagatAAAGATGAATTCGATTTTTCAGTACAAGCAAAGCCAAGTTCTTATAGTTTCAAACATGAACCGGATCCATATGGTAATCCATTTATATACAACGGCTTGACTGATAGATCCGAAGTGCTTCAAAACGAAAGCACTTTTAGCCATATAAGCAACAACATACttcaaaataatgaaacatCATATGTAATACAACCAACAGAAATCAATAGTGGAAGTTCAGATTCTGGACAATCGCCACAATACCAAACAACAATGAACGATTCTCTTCAAAGTTATGTCAATGGTTCGTCTGTGATTTGCACCCCAGAAGAGAGCAATAGTTCGAATACCTCCAGCAATGGATCTCCAAATTTGTACCTGAACACCAATATCATTAATTCTCTCTCACAAATAAATAGTTTGAGCACACCTGATGTAATTGACACAGTAGTCGAAATGGACGGCAATTTCAACATACTCGACTTTGTTCCGTCAGAGGTAAGTTTATACTCCTACCGGCATTTGGCATATATTTTTACCTTTATAATATCTGCAGGAAATAACAACGGTAAATCCGGAAGACATTTTCTCGACCTACTCTCTACCTGAAAAACATCAAGTACAAGCACAGCCTGAAAAGCCCTCAAGGCGGAAAAGGAAAATCAGCGATAGTGACGAAGAATATGTACCTCCAGTTAAGAGCCGCAAATCGTACGCGGGACTGCACTCGTCCGAGTCCGACAGCGATTACGAAGAGCCAAAACCGAAGAAACGTGGCAAAGGAAGGAAAGCTTCCTCAACATCGAATGACAGCAGAGAGGAAAACGTTTCGCGGTATCGTGATCTCAGAGATAAGAACAACGAGGCTTCAAGGAGGTCCAGGTTGAAAAGGAAACAAAAGGAATTGGAAATTGAGAAAGAGTGCGACGAACTGACTGAGAAGAATATCAAACTCAAGGCTCAAGTAGAGGAGTTGGAGAAGACTGTGTCCAGTTATAGAgataatttgttcaaaatcaTGCTTAAGAAAtagaattttgttatattattattgatttctgTTAGTTAATGGCCAAGTTTCTGtacattacttattattaattttaaggacatattatatattaaatatataatattatattttatacttcggccatttgtatgttttattatgtttttaatatcgtTTATGCTGGGAAATGTAaggttttataaagtttaaaaacttgtttataaTAGCTTGAATAGGGATAATTTAACAGCTATTTGTTTAGTAAC
Encoded here:
- the LOC109600387 gene encoding hepatoma-derived growth factor-related protein 2 isoform X1 encodes the protein MLLKKNLSLHIYNVLFFLQFISQWKPALLLVPPVHHGEKFSHTLPQEMDTKHQDLVDLEACYLQCVDPHEVNPIIAGGNKHTTEYQINFNVTNVDMSESGGFYDPPQVKLEMEEFKDLSSFLPDLQPSTSSNTIDELNTPIFGDMEVSVTVRSWVCGSPGEIKDKDEFDFSVQAKPSSYSFKHEPDPYGNPFIYNGLTDRSEVLQNESTFSHISNNILQNNETSYVIQPTEINSGSSDSGQSPQYQTTMNDSLQSYVNGSSVICTPEESNSSNTSSNGSPNLYLNTNIINSLSQINSLSTPDVIDTVVEMDGNFNILDFVPSEEITTVNPEDIFSTYSLPEKHQVQAQPEKPSRRKRKISDSDEEYVPPVKSRKSYAGLHSSESDSDYEEPKPKKRGKGRKASSTSNDSREENVSRYRDLRDKNNEASRRSRLKRKQKELEIEKECDELTEKNIKLKAQVEELEKTVSSYRDNLFKIMLKK
- the LOC109600387 gene encoding hepatoma-derived growth factor-related protein 2 isoform X2, which translates into the protein MLLKKNLSLHIYNVLFFLQFISQWKPALLLVPPVHHGEKFSHTLPQEMDTKHQDLVDLEACYLQCVDPHEVNPIIAGGNKHTTEYQINFNVTNVDMSESGGFYDPPQVKLEMEEFKDLSSFLPDLQPSTSSNTIDELNTPIFDKDEFDFSVQAKPSSYSFKHEPDPYGNPFIYNGLTDRSEVLQNESTFSHISNNILQNNETSYVIQPTEINSGSSDSGQSPQYQTTMNDSLQSYVNGSSVICTPEESNSSNTSSNGSPNLYLNTNIINSLSQINSLSTPDVIDTVVEMDGNFNILDFVPSEEITTVNPEDIFSTYSLPEKHQVQAQPEKPSRRKRKISDSDEEYVPPVKSRKSYAGLHSSESDSDYEEPKPKKRGKGRKASSTSNDSREENVSRYRDLRDKNNEASRRSRLKRKQKELEIEKECDELTEKNIKLKAQVEELEKTVSSYRDNLFKIMLKK
- the LOC109600387 gene encoding hepatoma-derived growth factor-related protein 2 isoform X4, which codes for MSLILRYLLLGDMEVSVTVRSWVCGSPGEIKDKDEFDFSVQAKPSSYSFKHEPDPYGNPFIYNGLTDRSEVLQNESTFSHISNNILQNNETSYVIQPTEINSGSSDSGQSPQYQTTMNDSLQSYVNGSSVICTPEESNSSNTSSNGSPNLYLNTNIINSLSQINSLSTPDVIDTVVEMDGNFNILDFVPSEEITTVNPEDIFSTYSLPEKHQVQAQPEKPSRRKRKISDSDEEYVPPVKSRKSYAGLHSSESDSDYEEPKPKKRGKGRKASSTSNDSREENVSRYRDLRDKNNEASRRSRLKRKQKELEIEKECDELTEKNIKLKAQVEELEKTVSSYRDNLFKIMLKK
- the LOC109600387 gene encoding hepatoma-derived growth factor-related protein 2 isoform X3, whose protein sequence is MDTKHQDLVDLEACYLQCVDPHEVNPIIAGGNKHTTEYQINFNVTNVDMSESGGFYDPPQVKLEMEEFKDLSSFLPDLQPSTSSNTIDELNTPIFGDMEVSVTVRSWVCGSPGEIKDKDEFDFSVQAKPSSYSFKHEPDPYGNPFIYNGLTDRSEVLQNESTFSHISNNILQNNETSYVIQPTEINSGSSDSGQSPQYQTTMNDSLQSYVNGSSVICTPEESNSSNTSSNGSPNLYLNTNIINSLSQINSLSTPDVIDTVVEMDGNFNILDFVPSEEITTVNPEDIFSTYSLPEKHQVQAQPEKPSRRKRKISDSDEEYVPPVKSRKSYAGLHSSESDSDYEEPKPKKRGKGRKASSTSNDSREENVSRYRDLRDKNNEASRRSRLKRKQKELEIEKECDELTEKNIKLKAQVEELEKTVSSYRDNLFKIMLKK